A window of Phycisphaeraceae bacterium genomic DNA:
TCATATACACGAGTTGCAGCACAGGCCATTTCAGGGAGTTGGTTTCTCGCCGCGTGACGACCTGGGTGGAGAGGCATTGCATCGCCAGCACGTAGAAGACGAGCAGACTCATACCGGTGGCAAAGGTGAAGACCGGCGATCCGTCCGCACGAGTGCTCTGCTTCATTTTCTGGGTGAGCGTGGTTGAGTCATTCTCCGCTGCGTCCTCGCCTACGCCGTAAACAATCGCCAGGGTTGAAACGATGACCTCACGTGCGGCGAAAGAGCTGAATACCCCGATGCCGATCTGCCAGTTAAAGCCCAGCGGCGCGATCGCAGGCTCGATGAAGTGACCGATGCGCCCCGCGACGGATTGCTCCAGAGCTGACTGATTGATGAGTCGGTTGGCCTGGGTGTCGATCTCGTCCGCCTGCTCAGTCTGGCCGGCATCGCGCAGCGTCTGGGCCTGCTCCTGCATGGTGACCACGGCAGCGGGCGGATCACTCTTGGGATACGTCGCCAGTGCCCAGAGAATGATCGAGATGATGAGGATGGCGGTGCCCGCCTTTTTCACAAAGATCATCGCGCGATCGTAAACCGTCAGCAGCGCGGTGCGCAGGCTGGGAATCTTGTAGCTGGGAAGTTCGAGCACCAGCGGCTTGCTCTCACCGCGGAGGATCGTCCGCTTGAGAGCCAGCGCCACCAGCAGAGCTGTGGCGATGCCGAGTGTGTAGGCACCCGTGAAGGCTGCTGCCCCCTTGATCGGCTCGTCGTGGAACAACATCGCGACGATCAGCGCATAAACCGGAATACGTGCGGAGCAGCTCATCAACGGCGCAACAAGAATGGTGACAAGCCGATCTCGCTTATCCTCAATGACGCGCGTGGACATGATGGCTGGGATCGCGCATGCGTGGGCGGAAAGCAGCGGGACGAAAGCCTTACCCGGCAGGCCGACATAGCGCATCAGGCGATCCATGACAAAAGCTGCGCGGGCAAGATAGCCGGTGTCTTCCAGCAGGGAGAGGAAAAAGAAAAGGATGCAGATCTGCGGGAGAAACACGAGCATGCCGCCGACACCGCCGATGATGCCGTCAGTGACCAGCGATTTGAAATCGTTGGCGATGAAATGCTGAATCGCCCCTGAGGGCAGCAGAGCCGCCACATAGTCGATGGCGGTCTCCGCGTATGAGCCGACTGTGCCAAAGAGTGCTTCGATCCACGTCATCGGATAGTCAGCGATCCAGAACAGCATCACAAACACAGCAAACATGACCCCCAGGAACGTCAGCACGCCCACTACCGGGTGCGTCAGCACACGGTCGATGCGCTCAGTTCGCGCGCTCTGGGTAACCGCCGATCCGGTCGCACAGCGGGAACCTACACCCGCGGCCCAGTCATAACGGGCCGCATGTTCGCATCCGCCGCAGGCTGCGCACGCCGGTGATACAGCCGGCTTGGCACTGGTGGGATTTTCAATCACTTGCTCAAGCAGTGCTTTGAGTTTGTCCACACCCTGACCCGACCGTGCGGAAATCGGCACCACCGGGCAGGCTAGGTCCTTGGCTAATTTCTCCGCATCAATCTGAATGCCCTTGCGCTCGGCTAGGTCAATCATGTTCAACGCTACAACCGTCGGCACACCAAGCTCAAGCACCTGACTGGCGATGTAGAGATTTCGTTCCAGATTGGTCGAATCGAGGATCAGGACCACCGCAGCGGGTGCCGTATGACCGGGAATGCGCCCAAGCAGCGCATCGCTGGCGACGCGCTCTTCCGCAGTGGTCGCGTTGAGCGTGTACATCCCGGGCAAATCGAGCATTTCAACGCTTCGACCTTTGAGCCGGAGTCTTCCAACATGACGCTCAAGTGTCGTACCGGGAAAGTTAGCGGTCTTGGCGCGCAGGCCGGTGAGCAGGTTAAAGAGCGTGGTCTTACCTGCGTTAGGATTCCCGATCAACGCGATACAAGGGTGACGCGAGACAGGGGGGGAAGGATGAACTTCAAGGTGAATGGTGGTAATAACTCGATCCTTTCACCCCGAAGTCCCGGAACAGGCGACCGCTTCGCAGGCAAGGACTTTTATCCGCCGCGCCAGCCGTGCCGAAAGCCCGATACGTGACCCCAGAACGCGCAGAATTAGCGGATCACCCCGCTGGATCAACTCCACCTTACGCCCTACGCAGACACCCATCGCCTTGAGCCGGTCCGCATCGTCATCAGGGGCTTCGATCTCAATCACGACGCCGCAGTGATACGGATGCAGCGTGTCCACACTCACCGCCACCGCCCCATCAGGCCCGACGACCGGCAATGCTTTGGATGACAACGACTCAGTGGTAGCCTGGGCGGCAACCATAGAAAACCCTTGTTGCGACCAAGTCTCAATATATGAAGGTAAGCAGCCAATGTCAAAAGGCAATGGTGTCCTGACAGCACTCGCGAAGCCGCCATTTGTCGCAAAACCGTAAAGACATTCTCAAACAAGACTTGGTATCAAGCTCGCTCCCCGTCCAGGGTATTTCAACTCATTCCGCTTTGTCTCGGCATGGACACGTAGCCTTGCGACTCGAAAATACAAATTCTCAAGTCACGGAAATCCGGAAGGTTACCATACACTGACCTCCGCAAATCCGTTCAGGGTGCGGCTGGCTCGGTCGCTTCAGGCGAGCTTTGATTGGCGGCATCCGGGCTTGCGTCCTTCGCTGCATTTTCGGCCTCGGCTTTAGCTCGCTGAGCGTTCCACTCGCCTAACGCCTTACCGAACTCCGACAGCGCGGGGTCGGAGCTGCGTACCGCTGCGTCGATGTCCGTCGAAGCAGGGTCACGCACCTGCGAGAGCAGGAAAGCCATCCGCACGAGGGTGCTGTCGCTTCGCCGTGCCGACTCGATGACCGGACGAAACGCGGCAGCGGCCTCTTGCGTGTCGGGAAGGAAGGCCAGCATCCACGCTTTGGAAACCGCGTCGAGTTTCTCATACTCGGCACTCAGTCGCGTCGTCAATTGCCTGGCCTGTTCTTTGTCCTCTTCGCTGTCTCCGAGTCGGGTCGAAGCGGTGGTGAGTATTGAGATCGCTTTCATGCGCTCGCCGGCATCACCTGCATCGCCAAAAGTCGCAAGCCACAAATTGATATTTTCCATTGTGAACGGCGTGCCGTTGCGCTGGATCAGACGCAAGGCAGTAGTTGCACCACGGATTCCAGGGATCATGCGGCCTTGAGCAAGCTGCGGGTCGAGTACCGCTACAAGGCTGAATGTCACCGCCTCGGTCGGCGCGTGTTCCAGCAGGAATGCCAAGGCACCTCGATCAAGACGGAGCGGAATCTGAAGCGACTCGTGAGGTTTAAGCGAGATGCGACGGCCAAGGTCCACCACCACGGGCGGATACGTACCCATATCCGTGCCGGCACGACGCGACGATACGTAGAAAACAGCCTTGGTCGGAATCGCGCCATCGGGACCAAGCGCCAGCGCGGTGTCGCTGAGGTTTTGAAGCGTGATCGTGGCGGGAATTTGATCGAGAAAGCCGTAAACAGTCCCGCTGGTGTTAATCTTGAACAAAACCAGCGGCGACTCGCGTGTATTCGGAGCCAACAGCGGCATGGGCATTTCTTTAACACGGCTCAATAGCATCGCTCCCTGCTCTAAGGGAGCGACTTCCTCATTGGCGGCGACGAGTTCCTGAGCGGCCATCATTCCCGCCAGTGTCGCCGGTGCCGACGCCACCACGCGACGCAGCCAGTGGAGTCGTTCCGCGTCGTCAATGGTGGAATAAGTTTTCGCCACTCCGTAAGCGGCAAATACATCACTGCCCGCCAACGGCGCGAGAATCTTGCGGGCCTCCTGCGTGTCGCCTGCACGCAAAGCAAGATAGCCGTTGATCCGCTTGACCATCGCATCTTCAGGTGATGCTTTGGAAGCGGTCACGAGTTGGGAGGCTTCCTCGGTGTCACGATCAAAGAGCACGGACAGCCACGCACGATCCAGTGCTGCATCCGTGTCGCCGGCTTGCTGCCTCTCGCGCAGTTGTTGACGGAGTTTCGCAAACGAAGCTGCCGCAGCAGTCGGCTGGTGTGTGTGATCCAGAATCGCCAGCCGTATGAGTTCCAGCTCCATCGGCAGCAGCGGCGGAGTCGCGGCGGCGGTATCGGCCGGTTGCGTCGCCGAAGGCCCGCCGACAGCTTCTTCCGCCTGACTCAGCAGCGAGATCGCTTCCTCGCCGCGACCGCTGGCACCCAGCGACATCACCCAGCCGGGGAAATAAGTGGTCAAGTCCGAAGGCTGGAAGGGTTGTTGCGATACCCGCCGGCCTGCGGCGAACTGATCGGCAGCCTCGGCATAGACGCCCTGTGACAGCAGCAGCGATGCAAGCGTCATCCGTGCCTGAGAGTCGAGCGGGTTGGCGCGAACCATCGCCAGCACTGCAACACCCAGCTCCGCCGGTGCCGTACCGCGTCGCTGTGCGTAGTCGTAGAGCATCCGAGCAGCATCGGAATTGGACGAGTCGAGCTGGATCGCTTCCTTGAGTCTTCGCCCGAAGCGTTCGTTGTCACCCGACTCCATCGCCATGCGCGCCACGTATGACGCCAGCCGAGAGCGCAGCGGGGCCGAGAGTTTGTCCGAGCCGGGCCCTTCGAGCAGTTTCTCCGCGACATTGGCGCGCTGATCGACCGTCTGGTAGCGATCAAGGGACCGCTTGATATAACGAAGCTGCGCAGCATCGTCGGATGGGACGAGCTTGATGTAACGCTGCCACAACTCGTCGACCAAGCGATCTTCTTTTTCACGTTCCGCCAGTTCTGCGCGGCTGCGGATCAGGTAGATATCGTTGGGTCTTAACTTCAGTGCCTGATCGAGCAGCAACCGAGCAAGCGTCAACTGATCCGGGCGCGGCGTACCTTCACCTGAGAGAGCTTGCTCGGCGGCGATGGCGAGCTGGTCGGCCATGACCGAAGATGGCGTGTTGCTGCTGAAGGAGTAATTTTCAGCCGCTTGCGTCTTTTCCAGACGGACAACCGCCACCGCCAAGGCTGTGGCTGCTGCGGTTACCGCCATTACCTGAATCCATTTTGAACCCATCACCTGCTCCTGGGCACACCCGCGGCGGCCCGTATTTACCGATCACGAAACTCCACTCAGGAAGCCCCATACCAACCAGACACAGCGAGCCAGCGCCCCCAAGGTCAGCACCGCTGTGAAAAGCTCGAAAAAGCCCCTCAGCACCATCGGCGCTTGTGGGCAGAGGTCATCAGCGACAAGGAACGCAAATAGGAATTGTGACCCGGAAATCGCGGCAACGGCGGCAAAAAACGCAGCATCGGCCACACGAAGATCGCCTCCGAACGTCAAAGGACCGATAAGTGTCAACGCCTCCGCAGGCGCACGCATCAGCCAGACACCCGCCAACAGCAACGCGGCGGTCCAGAACATCACCAGCCCCAGACGCAACCACCGGACTGCGACCCATGCCCATGATGAAAATGTCGTTTCAGACATGCTCTGGATGATCCTACACCTGGGCGATCCTGTTGCCGGATCGTCGTCAGCGAGCCACAGCCGGTGCATTCAAGCCTTGGGCAAGCCCCGCAACGAAGTCAGCAACCGACGTGACGACCGCGTCAGCCCCCCGCTCGCGCTGCTGCGCCACGCGACGCATGATGGCTGAGCCTACGATCGCAGCATCGGCGACCGACACGACCTGTGCCACCTGCTCCGCACTGGAGACTCCGAAGCCGACCGCGATGGGAAGATCCGTAACCCCTCGCAGCCGCCTGATGCGCTCCGGCAGATCAGCGGGCAACTCGGTTCGCTCACCGGTGATACCTGCACGGGATAACACGTAAACAAATCCGGTACACGCACGGGCAATGGTTTCCGCCCGAGCGATCGGCGTCGTCGGCGCGATCAGAAAACTGCACACCAGGCCGGCCTTGGTGACCTGATCTCGAACGGCTGCGGACTCCTCCACCGGCAGGTCGGGAATAATGACACCATCGATCCCCGCCGCTTTGCAATCACGAAGAAATGCCCCCGAATCCATGCGGTGAACGATCGAATAGCTCACCATCGCCACCAAACCCATTTTCAACCGGGCACGCTGCTGCGCAACCATGTTGAGAATGGCTGACGGCTTGATGCCACGATCGAGAGCATAAGACATCGACGCCTGTATCACCGGGCCGTCTGCAATCGGGTCGGAAAACGGGATTCCCAGCTCACAGACACTCGCACCTGCCTGTTCAATGGCACCCAGCAACCTCTGGGTTGTCACCAGATCGGGATCGCCTGCTGTCAGAAAGGGCATCAGGGCGCGACCCCGGCGGCGACGCAAGTCCGCAAAGATTTCGTCAATGCGATTCATCACAAGAGGATATGGGCGGCAGCGACGACGGGCAATGCCCCACCCACAGGCAACGGTTACCCGCGAGACCAGCCCCCACCAAGCCCTGACCTCCGGTCGCGGCATGAGGTGTCTAGGTTTTTACCCACATCAGCAGGCCGGCACTGACCGGCAGATAAAGAATGACGGGCAACCACGCGGTCATTACGGGATTCATCTCCCCGACCCCTAACTGGAGCATCACCAGCCCCGCGGCCCATGCACCGAGGCACACCACCGCTGCCTTGACTCCCTGGAGCAGCATGTTGGCGGGTTCGCGGAGCAGGAAGAACGGCAAACCCATCACCAGAACCAGCAGATTCATGACCAGCAGACTGAAGCGGCTCCACATGATCTGACGGATAGATGTCGTATCGACCACGGGATTGCGGCTCAGCTCGTGGAGTTGTTGGATACTCAGGAGACGCGGATAAAACGCCTCACGCTGGGCCAGCAGGACAGCAGGCGACAGCGAGGTCTTGAAGTATTCGACGGCATGCGGAGTGGCGGTCACATCAGCTTCAAGCTCGGAGATGTCGAGTTCTCGTTCGACACCCACGCCGCCGTAAAGCTGCCAGCGTTGTCCGCTCTCATCCCAGACGGCCTGCCTTGCCGTGATGCGCCGACGGGCCAGACCTTCTTCACTGCGTTCAAGGATAGCGACGTCCTCAAGTGTCTGTTTGGTCGCATCAAATGCACCTGCACTGAGCAGGTTTCGATGCGAGTCCACCGCGTAATAAATCTCGAACGGCCTGACGGTCTCCCTGCCGACCTGCCCCTTGCTGCGAATGATTTTGTTGGCCAGCAGAGGGATGATGTATTCCTGATTGGGGATCGAGAGCAGGTTGAGTAAAAACCCCACGACCACTATCGGCATGGCGATGCGGTGCATACTCACGCCGCTGCTGACGATCGCGTTCAACTCACCATGTCGCGCCAGTGCTGCATAGGTGAAGCCCATCGCAGCCACCACGATCAGCCCGGAGAAAAACACATACAGGAACGGGATCATCGGCCCGTAGTAATCAATCACCGTGGAGATGAACCCGATGACGACACCGCGACCGCGATTGGCTTTGAGGAATTCATCAAAATTCAGTGCCACATCCACCACGACGATCAGAAGCACAAACACCGCCAGCAGGATGACGAAGTTCAGCAGAAACTGTCGGATGATGTAACGGTCAACGGTTTTCATGGTAATTCGTCAGACAGTCAACGCATCAGTTGCGTGACACTCTCCGATACGTGTAAGCGATGGCTGCCAGCAGGATCGCGTTGCCCGACCATAAAAGGATTTTTCCTGTCATCATCGACTGTGATAGATCACCCATGACGTTTTCCCCGCCGTGGGCGATGATGACCGACAGGATTGCCAGCAGAAAACTCCAGAAGTAAACGACCAGTGTCATCTTGCCGCGCAAATGCAGACTGATGAGGGCGCCAAGGGTGAGCACGAGGACACAGCTCACCGCGGTCGCGGCACGCTCATGGACTTTGGCGACGATGCGACGCCCCAGCTTCAATCGCCCCGCTTCCAGCAGGTCAGCCTGTTTCGAGACGACCTGATCGTCGGCATAGCTGGACCTGGCCTGCGTGAGCAATGCTTCGCTTTCCTCTTTGGCCAGCGGAGCATAGATCGGCTTAGGCCACCATCCGCGGGGCAACGTCAGGTGGGCCTGCTCGGTACCGCGTTGCGTCGTCCGGGCGTCAAACACCATCGCGTCCGTCAGCTCGATGCTCACACGCGGTTCAATGCTGCCCTCATCAAAACCGACGCTCAGCGTCGTCAGCTTCGATTCATAGCGACGCCAGGGCAGAGCACCGGCAAAGGTATCCACCCGCACCGGCGTATCACCCTGCGCTCTCAATAGCAGTTGGTTACCTTTTCGCTCAATCTTCGAGGCGCGAATCTCAAACCGCTCATTGATTCCCGACGCCCGAAGCGACAGCGGCGTGGCGGCGGAGTTTTTCAACGCGCTCTCCAGAAATCGCAGCGTCCGCTCCGTCGCCATCGCTTTGACCAGTGCTTCCTTCCGCTCACGCACAAAGTCGAAGTTCTCCGGTCTCTTGCTCAATCGTTGAAGATCGTGCCACCCCAAAAAGGAGAGTCGATCCTTAAACGGGTTGGGGATCGGGAACGGCGGGACTTCCGTGCGATCAACGGCGATGAGATGCTGAGCATCCTCCTCGTACATCACGACGTTGCGCAGCCACATCTTGACGTAGGTCTGGTTGGAATCGGGAAAGCGAAAGATGAAAACTTCAGCCCGCTGCGCGGTTCCCTCTCGGGCGATCTTTCCTTCCGCTCCGCTGAGCCGGCCGACCGCCACGCCGTCAAGCAGCAGCATCCGTTCGGGTTGCACTTCGCCCTCCGGCCAGACTGGTTTTTGCGTGTCATCTGCGGCATCCGCGTAGATGATCAGCTTTCCCATTTTGATCGTCTGATGCCTTTGGACCTGCTTGACGATCGCACCGATGAGATCCTTTTCGATCTGCTTCTGCGCCAACAGGTAAAACCTGGGCACGACAAAATGACTCGAATAAAAGATGCCCAGTGTGAGCATCGCCCCCACGACGATCACGGGCAGCAGCAGCGAAAAATAACTCATGCCGCTGGCGCGACAGGCGAGGATTTCGTTATCCGCAACCAGACGCACAAACACGACCGTGCTGGCAAACGCCGCCGCGAAGGGCAGTACCAGCCCCACTACCGTCGGCATGCTGTAGAAAACGAACTTCACCAGCCCTGTCGCGCTGAGCAGGCCGTCCGACATTGGCTTGATCGCTGCGGCAAAGCCCACCACGACCACGAGCACTCCCGTCGCCAGCAACAGGACGCGCAGCAATTCGCGGAGGATGTAACGGTAAATAGTCCAGGGCATTGCTACGCCAATGATAAGTCGTTAACTGTCCCGACGCGCCGGCTCAGGCGAGCGTGCGTCTCTGCACTTTCATTAATTCACGGATTCCCCCCGCCGCTAGTGTCAGCAATCGATCAAGTTGCGCCCGGGAAAACGCGGCTCCCTCGGCGGTGCCCTGCACCTCAACAAACTGGCCTCGGTGATTCATGGCGACGTTCATATCCACCTGTGCCCGGACATCCAGCTCATAGTCCAGATCGAGCCGAGCGACATCATCAATAATCCCCACGCTCACCGCAGCCACCGGCCCAATGATCGGATCATCCTGAATGATCCCGGATTGACGGCAGTGGGCGATGCACTGAGCCAGCGCGACAAACGCACCCGTGATCGACGCGGTGCGGGTTCCGCCATCCGCCTGAAGCACATCGCAATCGCAGGCGATGGCAACACCCGGCATTTTTTCCAGGTCCACCGAAGCCCGCAGCGCACGTCCGATGAGCCGTTGAATTTCCGTACCTCGGCTGTCCACGCCGCGCCGTTTCCGCTGTGATGTCGATCCGGGCAGCATGGAATATTCCGCGGTGACCCAGCCCTTAGGTCGTATCGACGGATCACTGCCGGGCTTGGGCATGAGCCATTTGGGGGTC
This region includes:
- the feoB gene encoding ferrous iron transport protein B — encoded protein: MIGNPNAGKTTLFNLLTGLRAKTANFPGTTLERHVGRLRLKGRSVEMLDLPGMYTLNATTAEERVASDALLGRIPGHTAPAAVVLILDSTNLERNLYIASQVLELGVPTVVALNMIDLAERKGIQIDAEKLAKDLACPVVPISARSGQGVDKLKALLEQVIENPTSAKPAVSPACAACGGCEHAARYDWAAGVGSRCATGSAVTQSARTERIDRVLTHPVVGVLTFLGVMFAVFVMLFWIADYPMTWIEALFGTVGSYAETAIDYVAALLPSGAIQHFIANDFKSLVTDGIIGGVGGMLVFLPQICILFFFLSLLEDTGYLARAAFVMDRLMRYVGLPGKAFVPLLSAHACAIPAIMSTRVIEDKRDRLVTILVAPLMSCSARIPVYALIVAMLFHDEPIKGAAAFTGAYTLGIATALLVALALKRTILRGESKPLVLELPSYKIPSLRTALLTVYDRAMIFVKKAGTAILIISIILWALATYPKSDPPAAVVTMQEQAQTLRDAGQTEQADEIDTQANRLINQSALEQSVAGRIGHFIEPAIAPLGFNWQIGIGVFSSFAAREVIVSTLAIVYGVGEDAAENDSTTLTQKMKQSTRADGSPVFTFATGMSLLVFYVLAMQCLSTQVVTRRETNSLKWPVLQLVYMTILAYTASLITYQSLTYFGIS
- a CDS encoding ferrous iron transport protein A, whose product is MVAAQATTESLSSKALPVVGPDGAVAVSVDTLHPYHCGVVIEIEAPDDDADRLKAMGVCVGRKVELIQRGDPLILRVLGSRIGLSARLARRIKVLACEAVACSGTSG
- a CDS encoding tryptophan synthase subunit alpha; this encodes MNRIDEIFADLRRRRGRALMPFLTAGDPDLVTTQRLLGAIEQAGASVCELGIPFSDPIADGPVIQASMSYALDRGIKPSAILNMVAQQRARLKMGLVAMVSYSIVHRMDSGAFLRDCKAAGIDGVIIPDLPVEESAAVRDQVTKAGLVCSFLIAPTTPIARAETIARACTGFVYVLSRAGITGERTELPADLPERIRRLRGVTDLPIAVGFGVSSAEQVAQVVSVADAAIVGSAIMRRVAQQRERGADAVVTSVADFVAGLAQGLNAPAVAR
- a CDS encoding LptF/LptG family permease, coding for MKTVDRYIIRQFLLNFVILLAVFVLLIVVVDVALNFDEFLKANRGRGVVIGFISTVIDYYGPMIPFLYVFFSGLIVVAAMGFTYAALARHGELNAIVSSGVSMHRIAMPIVVVGFLLNLLSIPNQEYIIPLLANKIIRSKGQVGRETVRPFEIYYAVDSHRNLLSAGAFDATKQTLEDVAILERSEEGLARRRITARQAVWDESGQRWQLYGGVGVERELDISELEADVTATPHAVEYFKTSLSPAVLLAQREAFYPRLLSIQQLHELSRNPVVDTTSIRQIMWSRFSLLVMNLLVLVMGLPFFLLREPANMLLQGVKAAVVCLGAWAAGLVMLQLGVGEMNPVMTAWLPVILYLPVSAGLLMWVKT
- a CDS encoding LptF/LptG family permease, whose protein sequence is MPWTIYRYILRELLRVLLLATGVLVVVVGFAAAIKPMSDGLLSATGLVKFVFYSMPTVVGLVLPFAAAFASTVVFVRLVADNEILACRASGMSYFSLLLPVIVVGAMLTLGIFYSSHFVVPRFYLLAQKQIEKDLIGAIVKQVQRHQTIKMGKLIIYADAADDTQKPVWPEGEVQPERMLLLDGVAVGRLSGAEGKIAREGTAQRAEVFIFRFPDSNQTYVKMWLRNVVMYEEDAQHLIAVDRTEVPPFPIPNPFKDRLSFLGWHDLQRLSKRPENFDFVRERKEALVKAMATERTLRFLESALKNSAATPLSLRASGINERFEIRASKIERKGNQLLLRAQGDTPVRVDTFAGALPWRRYESKLTTLSVGFDEGSIEPRVSIELTDAMVFDARTTQRGTEQAHLTLPRGWWPKPIYAPLAKEESEALLTQARSSYADDQVVSKQADLLEAGRLKLGRRIVAKVHERAATAVSCVLVLTLGALISLHLRGKMTLVVYFWSFLLAILSVIIAHGGENVMGDLSQSMMTGKILLWSGNAILLAAIAYTYRRVSRN
- the rph gene encoding ribonuclease PH, which encodes MKTRPAHRLRPTTIEPFVTAAPGSVIITQGHTRVLCTASVDETPKWLMPKPGSDPSIRPKGWVTAEYSMLPGSTSQRKRRGVDSRGTEIQRLIGRALRASVDLEKMPGVAIACDCDVLQADGGTRTASITGAFVALAQCIAHCRQSGIIQDDPIIGPVAAVSVGIIDDVARLDLDYELDVRAQVDMNVAMNHRGQFVEVQGTAEGAAFSRAQLDRLLTLAAGGIRELMKVQRRTLA